The following proteins are co-located in the Gloeocapsa sp. PCC 7428 genome:
- a CDS encoding sedoheptulose 7-phosphate cyclase: MSAKWSVKTQLPVHYTVFESFDLFNPENNALLFDGQNSSQKSLRRVVIVDDYVERLHGERIRQYFQYHEIEYRLISLSVSEDNKSMDTVFQVIEELNAFEVSRRSEPVIAIGGGVLMDIVGLAANLFRRGIPYIRVPTTLLGVVDAAIGAKTAVNFQGHKNRIGTFYPPLAAILDTTLLETLSDRQISNGIAEILKIALVKDAELFELLENYGAAMLSSKCQNPEAVPIIRRSVQGMLEDLESNLWEEKLERLVDYGHTFCPTLELKAVPKLLHGEAVAVDMAISVMLAYQRSLVTYQEVERIYNFMRSVRLPLLHPICTPELLYAALQSTTKHRNGLQRFPLTVGIGAAQFFHDITYEEIKTAVKAIAQLEPDAAMQTSPDTLLNGGDPRTQVSSL; encoded by the coding sequence ATGAGTGCCAAGTGGTCAGTCAAGACACAATTACCAGTTCATTACACTGTATTTGAGAGTTTCGACCTGTTCAATCCGGAAAACAACGCGCTGTTGTTCGATGGGCAAAATTCGAGTCAAAAGTCTTTGCGTCGGGTCGTTATCGTAGATGACTATGTTGAACGTCTGCATGGAGAACGCATTCGCCAGTATTTTCAGTATCACGAAATCGAATATCGTCTTATTTCGCTTTCGGTGTCAGAAGACAATAAGTCGATGGATACAGTTTTTCAGGTGATTGAAGAACTGAATGCGTTTGAAGTTTCGCGACGATCCGAACCCGTGATTGCGATCGGTGGTGGCGTATTGATGGATATTGTTGGCTTAGCGGCTAACCTTTTTCGACGGGGAATTCCCTATATTCGCGTTCCGACAACATTACTAGGCGTCGTTGATGCGGCGATCGGTGCCAAAACAGCGGTAAATTTCCAAGGTCATAAAAACCGAATCGGCACATTTTATCCGCCACTTGCCGCAATCCTAGATACAACGCTGTTAGAAACACTCAGTGACAGACAAATTAGTAACGGTATTGCAGAGATTCTCAAAATTGCCCTCGTTAAAGATGCAGAATTATTTGAGCTATTAGAAAATTACGGCGCAGCCATGCTAAGTAGCAAGTGCCAAAATCCCGAAGCTGTCCCTATTATTCGGCGATCAGTGCAAGGAATGCTGGAAGATCTAGAATCAAATCTCTGGGAAGAGAAACTTGAAAGACTTGTCGATTACGGTCACACATTCTGTCCGACGCTAGAGTTAAAAGCAGTCCCAAAACTCTTACACGGGGAAGCTGTAGCGGTTGATATGGCAATCTCGGTGATGCTTGCCTATCAAAGAAGTTTAGTCACTTATCAAGAAGTCGAACGCATTTATAACTTTATGCGCAGCGTGCGTTTACCGTTACTGCATCCGATTTGTACTCCCGAATTGCTGTACGCAGCATTGCAAAGTACAACAAAACACCGCAATGGATTACAGCGCTTTCCGTTAACCGTAGGAATTGGTGCAGCACAATTTTTCCACGATATTACCTACGAGGAGATCAAAACAGCCGTAAAAGCGATCGCGCAATTAGAACCCGACGCCGCCATGCAAACTTCACCGGACACTTTGCTCAACGGGGGAGACCCCCGCACGCAAGTGTCCTCTTTGTAA
- a CDS encoding ATP-grasp domain-containing protein, translated as MQSGQTTSERTFALLKSLGTLTLLLLAFPFSLSVVVGALLWSSLTSLFQKRRVQVEPKRILLTGAKMTKCLTLARSFHAAGHQVFMVETKKYWLSGNQFSNCVEALYTVPAPQHDAEGYIQGLLNIVKQEKIDMFIPVSSPVASYYDSLAKPALSPYCEVFAFDAETTKLLDNKFTFNQKAHSVGLSAPKTFLITNPEQVLNFDFAADGSQYILKSIAYDSINRLALLKLPCAPEKMAEYVHSLPISAENPWIMQEFLKGQEYCTHAVVRDGKLLLYACSKSCDFLVNYEHDYNPAILDWVTRFVKELNLTGQICLDFIQAEDGTVYPIECNPRTSTCITMFHDQPKVVADAYLSSSAQAPKEPVQPLPESKPTYWTFHELWRLLTKVKSWKDLQYRLGIIFNGVDPVFHPRDPLPFLGVNHWQIPLLILNNVRQLKGWERIDFNIGKLVQLGGD; from the coding sequence ATGCAATCAGGACAAACTACCAGCGAGCGAACTTTTGCTTTGCTCAAAAGCCTCGGTACTTTGACTTTACTTTTATTGGCTTTTCCATTTTCTTTGAGCGTTGTTGTTGGTGCGCTGCTTTGGAGTTCGCTGACAAGCTTATTTCAAAAGCGCCGCGTGCAGGTGGAACCCAAACGGATTTTACTGACTGGTGCCAAAATGACAAAGTGCTTAACCTTGGCGCGATCGTTTCATGCGGCTGGGCATCAGGTTTTCATGGTAGAAACCAAAAAGTACTGGTTATCAGGCAATCAGTTTTCTAACTGCGTAGAAGCTTTATACACAGTTCCCGCACCACAACACGACGCTGAAGGCTACATTCAAGGATTATTGAACATTGTCAAACAAGAAAAAATTGATATGTTCATTCCCGTATCTAGCCCAGTTGCTAGCTATTACGACTCCTTAGCAAAACCAGCATTGTCGCCTTACTGCGAGGTGTTTGCTTTTGACGCTGAAACAACAAAGTTACTAGACAACAAGTTCACTTTCAACCAAAAAGCGCATTCTGTCGGGTTGTCTGCACCGAAAACCTTCCTGATTACAAACCCAGAACAAGTCCTCAACTTCGACTTCGCCGCTGACGGTAGCCAGTATATTCTCAAAAGCATTGCTTACGACTCAATTAACCGCTTAGCATTGCTCAAGTTGCCCTGCGCGCCCGAAAAAATGGCAGAGTACGTTCACAGTTTGCCAATCAGTGCGGAAAATCCCTGGATTATGCAGGAATTTCTCAAAGGGCAAGAGTACTGTACTCATGCTGTTGTTCGAGATGGAAAGTTGCTGCTTTACGCGTGTTCTAAATCCTGCGACTTTTTAGTCAACTACGAACATGACTACAATCCAGCGATTCTCGATTGGGTGACGCGCTTTGTTAAAGAACTTAACTTGACGGGGCAAATTTGCTTGGATTTCATTCAAGCAGAAGATGGCACGGTGTATCCGATTGAATGCAATCCGCGAACGAGTACTTGTATTACGATGTTCCACGACCAGCCAAAAGTAGTGGCAGATGCTTACCTCAGTAGTAGTGCGCAAGCACCAAAAGAACCTGTGCAGCCATTACCTGAGAGTAAGCCGACGTATTGGACATTTCACGAGCTTTGGCGGTTACTAACAAAAGTCAAATCTTGGAAAGATCTACAGTATCGGCTCGGTATTATTTTCAATGGCGTAGATCCAGTATTTCATCCGCGCGATCCCCTACCATTTCTCGGAGTCAACCACTGGCAAATTCCCCTGCTCATTCTCAACAATGTACGTCAACTGAAAGGCTGGGAACGCATTGACTTTAATATTGGCAAGCTGGTGCAGTTGGGAGGCGATTGA
- a CDS encoding methyltransferase — MTTTLAQKNNMEAKKKVFGMIQAFWESQCLYVATRLDIFNILSEGSQNIETLAEKTATKADKLYVILRALGHLGVLEEQPGKIFAATEVSNLLVTNAGPSIGHFAMHIIEPAQWDAWKELETCLHTGEVPFERANGKTVYEFTRDEDWSGDVFIKAMSFLTDHAVDALLDVFDFSRFGTVMDVGGGQGGLISKIVKRFGCKGMLFDLPYVTETAPAYIQKQGVAADAVQIVTGDVFEGLPTGADAIVMKYFLSSWKDEDALTILRYCREALPKHGKVVLLQCIVPDLGEPTVCPDGIIPSLFATQIMVAVPGGAWRTQKEYERLFTASGFQLENVVRTGTNLSALEFGLVD; from the coding sequence ATGACAACAACACTTGCTCAAAAAAACAACATGGAAGCCAAAAAGAAAGTTTTTGGCATGATTCAAGCTTTCTGGGAAAGCCAGTGTTTATACGTAGCCACACGCCTAGATATTTTTAATATATTGTCTGAAGGTTCACAAAATATTGAAACGCTAGCGGAAAAAACTGCAACTAAAGCAGACAAACTCTACGTTATTCTGCGTGCTTTAGGGCATTTAGGCGTTTTAGAAGAACAGCCAGGAAAAATTTTTGCTGCTACTGAAGTGTCCAATCTGCTTGTGACAAACGCCGGACCTTCGATTGGGCATTTTGCAATGCATATTATTGAACCAGCACAGTGGGATGCTTGGAAGGAGTTAGAAACGTGTTTACACACTGGTGAAGTGCCGTTTGAGCGTGCTAATGGCAAAACGGTTTATGAGTTTACGCGGGATGAGGACTGGAGTGGCGATGTTTTCATCAAAGCGATGAGTTTCTTAACCGATCATGCTGTTGATGCCTTGCTCGATGTTTTTGACTTTAGCCGCTTTGGTACAGTAATGGATGTTGGTGGCGGTCAAGGCGGGTTAATTTCTAAAATTGTCAAGCGCTTTGGCTGTAAAGGTATGTTATTTGATTTGCCGTATGTGACAGAAACAGCACCTGCATATATACAAAAACAAGGTGTTGCGGCTGATGCTGTCCAAATCGTCACAGGGGATGTCTTTGAAGGGTTGCCGACTGGGGCGGATGCGATCGTGATGAAGTATTTTCTATCTTCGTGGAAAGATGAGGATGCTCTGACGATACTACGGTATTGTCGAGAAGCACTGCCAAAACACGGCAAGGTCGTTTTATTACAATGTATTGTTCCCGATTTAGGCGAGCCAACAGTTTGTCCTGATGGTATTATTCCATCACTGTTTGCAACACAAATTATGGTGGCAGTTCCTGGCGGCGCGTGGCGTACTCAGAAGGAATATGAACGCTTGTTTACAGCGAGTGGTTTTCAGCTAGAGAATGTCGTGCGTACGGGAACGAATCTCTCAGCACTGGAATTTGGTTTAGTTGATTAA
- a CDS encoding O-methyltransferase: MTTVNETIEYNEQLSQYIRNLFIVEDETLQQIRDRPPKEGLPPHDINPEEGRFLQLLVRASNAKSAVEFGTLVGYSSIWIARGLAPGGKLFTFEKEPMCADIAKDNFAKANVAHQIEILCGDAHVLVDSIAAQGPFDFVFIDAEKTGYIDYFDWALENTRPGGFIVAHNVFLHRTILDADTTDEGVKAMQMFHKHVATSKRVMSTVFPAGDGTLVAVTA, from the coding sequence ATGACTACAGTCAACGAGACGATTGAATACAACGAGCAACTCAGTCAATATATTCGCAACTTGTTCATTGTTGAAGATGAAACCTTACAACAAATTCGCGATCGCCCACCCAAAGAAGGCTTACCTCCCCACGATATCAATCCAGAGGAAGGGCGCTTTCTGCAACTACTCGTCCGCGCCAGCAATGCCAAATCCGCAGTAGAATTTGGCACACTTGTCGGATATAGCAGTATTTGGATTGCGCGTGGCTTAGCACCAGGAGGTAAACTGTTTACCTTCGAGAAAGAACCGATGTGCGCGGACATTGCTAAAGACAATTTTGCCAAAGCCAATGTTGCTCACCAAATCGAGATTCTTTGTGGCGATGCGCACGTATTAGTTGATTCGATTGCTGCACAAGGACCTTTTGATTTTGTATTCATCGATGCCGAAAAAACGGGCTACATCGATTACTTTGATTGGGCATTAGAAAATACTCGTCCTGGCGGGTTTATCGTTGCTCATAATGTATTCCTCCACCGTACTATCCTTGATGCGGATACAACCGATGAAGGAGTAAAAGCGATGCAAATGTTCCACAAACACGTTGCTACTTCTAAGCGTGTCATGAGTACCGTATTTCCGGCTGGAGATGGAACGCTTGTAGCGGTAACTGCCTAA